The Chelatococcus sp. HY11 genome includes a window with the following:
- a CDS encoding HK97 family phage prohead protease, whose product MTRETPDLLASEVRFAVDEAAGTLEGYAVVWDDHVPTFNETVRRGAFSRSLVEHGRAGTRPVMLWAHNPREIVGVWTSVSEDERGLKVVGRLITETSRGAEARALLLAGGLSGLSIGFSVRKAERDTRGVRVITDADLAEISLVAFPASPRARVVSVRSAGAAALTEAARRAALSIRGTTR is encoded by the coding sequence ATGACACGCGAAACCCCTGACTTGTTAGCATCGGAGGTTCGCTTCGCTGTCGACGAGGCCGCGGGCACGCTTGAAGGCTATGCGGTCGTGTGGGACGATCATGTTCCGACTTTCAACGAAACCGTGCGGCGGGGTGCCTTCAGTCGCTCCCTTGTCGAGCACGGCCGGGCCGGCACCCGGCCGGTCATGTTGTGGGCGCACAATCCCCGCGAAATCGTCGGCGTGTGGACATCGGTCTCCGAAGACGAACGCGGCCTGAAGGTCGTGGGCCGGCTGATCACCGAGACGAGCCGCGGCGCGGAGGCGCGGGCCCTGCTGCTGGCTGGCGGTCTGTCCGGCCTCTCGATCGGCTTCTCTGTCCGCAAGGCTGAGCGCGACACACGAGGCGTCCGCGTCATCACGGATGCGGACCTCGCAGAGATCTCCCTCGTTGCTTTCCCCGCCTCGCCACGAGCGCGGGTCGTGTCCGTGCGAAGCGCGGGCGCAGCGGCCTTGACCGAGGCGGCCCGCCGCGCCGCACTTTCCATCAGGGGAACGACACGATGA
- a CDS encoding phage major capsid protein: MKHMLPLELRSADPIETRNEGGDDIAAAVQAVDELRSAVDQHRTTTDQRITTELRSITERLDAIDLRTQRPGGGTATTDAAAAEVREAFGTYIRLGNQTPAEELRALTVSSDPQAGYLAPPETVNEFIRDLVEFSPIRSVASVRTTSAPSVRYPRRASITSAQWEDELEESEESTVGFGMLEVPAHKLTTHIDISNELLSDSAGQAEAEVRLALAEDFGRAEAQAYVNGSGSKQPEGLMTNAEIQHTVNGSATAVSPDKLIEPLYALPPSYRNAPGARWAMNGNTLAAVRQLRDGAGLYLWQPSYQAGQPEMLLGKPVLEMVDLPDIGAGKFPIIFGDFSAYRIIDRLSLSVLSDPYTQARRGVTRIHATRRTGGRVLQAARFRKLKTATS, translated from the coding sequence ATGAAGCATATGCTTCCTCTTGAACTGCGATCGGCTGATCCGATCGAAACGCGCAACGAAGGCGGCGATGACATCGCTGCTGCCGTCCAGGCTGTCGATGAGCTCCGGTCCGCTGTCGACCAGCACCGGACCACCACGGACCAGCGCATCACGACCGAGTTGCGCAGCATCACCGAGCGGCTGGACGCGATCGACCTGCGCACCCAGCGCCCGGGCGGTGGCACCGCGACGACGGACGCCGCGGCCGCAGAGGTCCGGGAGGCCTTCGGAACCTATATCCGCCTTGGCAACCAGACCCCTGCCGAGGAGCTGCGCGCGCTCACTGTTTCGTCAGATCCGCAGGCCGGCTATCTGGCGCCGCCGGAGACGGTGAACGAGTTCATCCGTGACCTCGTGGAGTTCTCACCGATCCGTTCTGTGGCCTCGGTGCGCACCACCTCAGCACCCTCAGTCCGATATCCGCGCCGCGCCTCGATCACGTCAGCCCAATGGGAAGACGAATTGGAGGAGAGCGAGGAATCGACGGTCGGCTTCGGCATGCTGGAAGTGCCGGCCCACAAGCTCACAACCCACATTGATATCTCGAATGAGTTGCTGAGCGATAGCGCAGGGCAGGCTGAAGCGGAAGTGCGCCTCGCCCTTGCGGAGGATTTCGGCAGGGCGGAAGCACAGGCCTACGTCAACGGCAGCGGCTCCAAGCAGCCCGAAGGCCTGATGACGAATGCTGAGATCCAGCACACGGTGAACGGCAGCGCGACGGCAGTCAGCCCGGACAAGCTGATTGAACCGCTCTACGCGCTTCCGCCCTCCTATCGTAATGCACCTGGCGCCCGATGGGCGATGAACGGCAATACGCTTGCGGCTGTTCGCCAGCTTAGGGACGGCGCCGGCCTTTACCTCTGGCAGCCGAGTTACCAGGCGGGCCAGCCCGAAATGCTGCTCGGCAAGCCGGTGCTCGAAATGGTCGACCTGCCCGACATTGGCGCCGGCAAGTTTCCGATCATCTTTGGCGACTTCAGCGCGTACCGCATCATCGACCGGCTGAGCCTGTCGGTTCTGTCGGACCCCTACACGCAAGCGCGCCGGGGCGTCACGCGCATCCATGCGACGCGGCGCACGGGAGGCCGCGTGCTCCAGGCGGCGCGCTTCCGCAAGCTCAAGACGGCCACGAGCTGA
- a CDS encoding HNH endonuclease signature motif containing protein translates to MCCQPGCTARATEVDHVISVRQRPDLRLSWSNLRPFCKPHHSARTAREQAFGRGTR, encoded by the coding sequence ATGTGCTGCCAGCCCGGCTGCACGGCGCGGGCGACCGAGGTTGATCACGTCATCAGCGTGCGGCAGCGACCTGACTTGAGGCTTTCATGGTCGAACCTGAGGCCGTTCTGCAAGCCGCATCATTCCGCTCGCACTGCCCGTGAGCAAGCTTTCGGGCGAGGAACACGATAA